GATGGTCGGTCTATGGTGAGAATTATTGGAcagtggtctgaccccaaagggatgacggcttgccaggatacgtcactcatggagatcagggaatgcaatggaaatggcaaaaggaaaggcaaaagtcgggcggtgccgactttataatgccCCACATctacactataggtacaaagtgggagctatatctaattctgaaccaattttgatggactcgGCGGATGTTATCAGAAgaattattaaacaatccgtatgaaatttctattaaatatgatcaaactgtaataaatacggtttcattattgtaaatttgacgaacatatatatgggagctatatttaaatctgaaccgatttctagcaaactacttagataatgtggtagtcgtcggggaaagctctatatatatatatatatagagctttatatatatatatatatatatatatatatagagctatatatatatatatatatatatatatatatatatatatatatatatatatgtatatatatatatatatatatatatatatatatatatatatatatatggctgtctgagaagatactaGAGCTGCTATATAAGTGTCTGGCCTAAGCGACGCTAAGTATGGCCAGGTGCATATCTGACATATCAATTAGAAAATTTAACATGGGCCATCCAGgcttgcgtgtaccatcgtgatcGCCTATatatgccatgggattgtacaaCGTTTGTGTTATCTAGCTTATGTTGTCAAAAttaatgaagaagctccagggactaagtcttttgaaggcgatcacgatggtacacgcaagcCTGGATGGCCCATGCTAAATTTTCTAATTGATATGTCAGATATGCACCTGGCCATACTTAGCGTCGCTTAGGCCAGACACTTATATAGCAGCTCTggtatcttctcagacagccaggcagcctttAAACCTCTAGGGAATATATTTCTAAAttcaaaaactgccctcgacaCACGCAGAACTcccaacgaaatggctgaacagtaggtgccgggccaaagaGATATCACAGAGAATTGTAGCGCAGAAGAGCTTGCGGGACTAGGAACAACCTTACacattggaatctgtgggtatgcccctAGCCATATGTAAGCTCAGTCTACAGGATCAGTCCCGAAGGAAAACGAATGAGAGATGGTCACAGAGGAtaggttgtgagcattccaaaattatgtggcttaatcaagacttgaagagatctatcGCTTTGCGGCCACTGACTacaacagacatctcagtctttgtgtccgtcatgacaactcactgtctgattggaaaacatacagacagactgaaggttgctagtAACGACTCCTGCAGAAGCTGTGTGGACGTCGAGGGACTataaaacatctgctgtgtgttttcttcactggcagtcagaaagagtttcactttaggttctcatatgaagacttgtctgaattagcggatgtgggcattcgcaagttgttggtgaGTCAGATGGCAGATTTCCACATAAACCCAACTTAAGCAAAATTTCTCAAAGATTTTATGCCAGATTTTCCCAGATTTGTCGTATTTATTTTCTCTACACAAGCTTGTCAAAATGAGATTTATGACAAATGTTGTCGAAATCAAAATTCCACCCTCCTGCAGATTTCCTCCATTTGTTGGatttcgaatatggtatttgaTGTGCTCTTTGGTCCAATCTAGTATCTGATGTACCCATAGTACATTTCATATCTCCCAGTGCATTTGTGCAAACAAAACAGCATATTTGCACATTCCCATTTAACTGATGCCATTTTGGcattaaaattgtaattttcatataaatttatcATATCGAGAACTGTGGCTTAATTCCGTAGTATTTCACACTATACATATCAAAATCACACAATCGAATGCATTTGTTGACAAAACAATTGTGCTGTGTCTGATTTTCCATTTTGCGATAACATAGCAATCATATCGAAAAATGATGAATAATTCTCCAATGGTTAAACTTAAACTAACTACGAGTATTGTTAGAGTTGTGACAGCAAATGGGTTTCCCACAAACATTGGTAGTTTAATTTGTGAAGTTGGAATAATGGGACTATAGTCAGTTAAATGTGAGAATGATGTAGTAATATGTACTCACAGTCATTCTAATAATTTGGCTTTGTTGTTAGGAATTAcgaagttatattgaaatatgaaaaTGGTCAAGCAAAGTACACCATTTCCAAACGACAAAGAAGggtagaaaacattttttttttgtatttattttttacaaaacataaaacgcctataaaaatgtttattttagtaaacaattatttttaacGAGTATAAAACTTCTATTGCCTTTGTTTTAATCTCAATAGAATACCATTATCTGATTTTAATGTCAACATTGCAGCCACTTTGGGATCATATTCATGCAAAGGAGGCTTTTGGTGTCTGTATGGTCCAAAATATGTGCAAACATAACCATCCTTAGACTCCAGTTCATCCAGAGCgggtaaaatttcaaaatagcgCACTACTTTCGATATCACAGTCTTAACTTCCAGCAAAGCAAATTTCTGGCCAATACAGTTACGAGGTCCCGCACTAAAGGGTACATATTCGAAAGGTTTGTGCACCTCGCCGTTGTTTGAGGGATCAAATCTTTCGGGATCAAAACGATAGGGGTCGGGAAAAACTTTCTCATTATAGCCCAAGGACAAAAGGAAGATGTTTAGTGAGGTGTCCTCGGGTATAATTTTGCCATCTATTAAAAACAATAGAAAGTAAAtcattatctttttttttcaaaaattttattactaaTTTAGTCTTTTACTCACTCATATTATATTCCTTTTCTGTATGCCTGCCCACCACGGGCACTGTGGGAAACAGTCTCAAAGCCTCCTTTACcaccatatccaaatatttcatttcacttaTCTCCTGAAATGTGGCACTACGCTTCAAATCATCACCCATTATACGCTGCTGTTCCTCATAGACTTTCTTCTGTATGCCCAAGTGACGCGATAGCAGAAATACTGCAAATGATATAGCAGAGGAAGTGGTATCATGACCCTATAAAGAAAGTATTGCTTTTTTTGAGAAACTAGTTAAAGTCATTCCAAATACTTTCTTACCTCAAATATAAATGTAGAGACTTCTTCATAAAGTTCTTGAGTGCTAAAAGGGCTGCCATCTTTGCTGGTCGAGAGCAATGTATCCAAAAATGCCATTTTTCGTTTTGTAAATTCATCTTCGGGCTCGGCATTGGATTTTTGTGTCCGCTTCCTATTAAGAAGCTCTATTCTGCGCTCTATAACCTAGATTAAGTTAAACAATAGAATAGTTATAAAATTTATATCCGTCTGGCAGAGAATGTAGCCTCCTACATATTTAAAAGAAGAACACAAATAAGGCCATTTGCAAAGAACCAATCTGAATTTTTATACAAGGGATAAGATGagagaaggaactctccttgtggtgggacTGGAACGAGTCTTAATGAGAAATGTGGCTAAGACCAAAGCCATGGCATTCTACACGTCCAAGGCTGTCCTTTTCAAGAATGAGAAGACTAGGATAGCCAAAGATCTTAAGAGGAAAACATTAGACGGTGCAGTTACAGTAGACTCAACGCAGCCTAGCAAACTGGGAGCCAAAAACGACACCATCACCGGCCCCCAAGAAGCCCGTTTACTGGAGGACATAATttgaaggtcataattttattctacataccaaacttctgtcaaactagcaaaattaaagcttctaggaaccgtacaaggataatcgagagaccggtttatatgggagctatatcaggttattaactgatttggaccgtactctgaacagttgttagaagtagtcacaaaacactacatgcaaaatttcagccaaatcggacaaaaattgctgcttttaagggctcaaaaagtcaaatatggcagctatatcaggtttttgaccgacttgaaccgtactcagcacagttgttgaaattcataacaaaaaactatgtgtaaaattgtagctaaattggacaaaaattgcgggttgtaagggctcaaaaagtcaaatcgggcgatcggtttatatagagctatatcaggttttagaccgatttgatttaACGATTTAACACAATAGATAGATGTCATAGCAGAAccctagtgcaaaatttcatcgaaatcggaaggaaattgcagctttcaggggatcaagaaatctaatcgggagatcggtttatgtgggagctacatgcaaatctgaaccagtgaggcccatttgcaatccccaacgacttacatcaattttaagtatctgtgcaaaattgcaagcggatagcgttacgcgttcgaccgctatcgacagacggacggaaggatatggctagatcgaatcagaatgtcgagacgatcaagaatatatatactttatggggtcgccgatcaatatttcgaggtgttacaaacgaaatgactaggttagtatacccccattataTGGTGgcaggtataacaagtaaaaaggcgttaagttcggccgggccgaactttgaatactcaccacctcgggaatatacataaaccaccattcatcaaaatcctgtgaaaattgtataccttttgtttcatagcagttatatcaaaatatgttccgatttggaccaaatacttataagcacaagtcattgttcaattgtgtataacaaaacatttgtcTTTGAAGTAGctttacctaaaaataaaccgatctgagctacatacgacacacatttcgaaaagcctaacataagtcactgtgtcaaatttcagtgaaatcggattataaatgcgccttttatggggccaaaacttaaaatcgagatatcggcctatatggcagctatatccaaatctggactgatctgggccatattgcagaaggaagtcgaagggcttaacctaactcactgtcctgaatttcggcgacatcggacaataaatgcaccttttatgggcccaaaaccttaaatagagagatcggtctatatggcagctatatccaaatcttaaccgatatgtgccatattgcagaattatgtcgaggggcttaacttaattcactctcccaaatttcggcgacatcggacaataaatgcgctttttatgggcccaaaacctgaaatcgagagatcggtctatatggcagctatatccaaatccggaccgatctgcaccaaattgatgtgggatatcaaagggcctaacgcaattcactgtcccaaatttcagcaaaatcggataataaatatggcttttatgggcctaagaccctcaattcacatatcggtctatatggcaggtatattcaatatggaccgatctggaccaaatcaacgaaggatgtcaaagggcctaacacaattcactgtcccgaatttcagcaaaatcggacaataaatgtagcttttatgggcctaagacccaaaatcggaggaacggtccatatggcagctatatccaaatctaaaccgatctgagccaaattgatgagggatatcaaagggcctaacacaattcactgtcccaaatttcagcaaaatcggataataaatattgcttttatgggcctaagaccctaaattcacatatcggtctatatggcaggtatattcaaatctggaccgatctagatcaaatcaacgaaggatgtcaaagggcctaacacaattcactgtcccgaatttcagcaaaacttaacctgcttatgaacaaaaaaaaaagaatctgtgtaaaatttcagctcaatatctctgtttttaaagactgtagcgttatttcaacagacagacggacggacaagtctagatcgtct
The genomic region above belongs to Stomoxys calcitrans chromosome 5, idStoCalc2.1, whole genome shotgun sequence and contains:
- the LOC106089595 gene encoding cytochrome P450 4e2 translates to MLIVLLILLPILWFVYTDRKYSKMRKEIAHTQGPKTLPLIGNVHQLAKTPNAVVHFMFDNWYKYGQGNYRVWVGYYLHMMIGDPKDVEFILSSNTLIAKSKVYDMLHPWLGDGLLTSKGSKWHKHRKIITPSFHFKILQDFHDVMNSNSTKFIDKLMAASKDGKIFDFQHYVNHLTLDVICETAMGISINALDNPNSEFAKAVEFMCGNINMRALNPLKRKIATYQFFPDYKDYCKALAVLKDFTYGVIERRIELLNRKRTQKSNAEPEDEFTKRKMAFLDTLLSTSKDGSPFSTQELYEEVSTFIFEGHDTTSSAISFAVFLLSRHLGIQKKVYEEQQRIMGDDLKRSATFQEISEMKYLDMVVKEALRLFPTVPVVGRHTEKEYNMNGKIIPEDTSLNIFLLSLGYNEKVFPDPYRFDPERFDPSNNGEVHKPFEYVPFSAGPRNCIGQKFALLEVKTVISKVVRYFEILPALDELESKDGYVCTYFGPYRHQKPPLHEYDPKVAAMLTLKSDNGILLRLKQRQ